In Clostridium sp. SY8519, one genomic interval encodes:
- a CDS encoding DEAD/DEAH box helicase family protein → MITNFDYLKEEPKFKNFADVAISAERIILLDPEASIINSRRAMEFALKWMYSVDKELEMPYRDNLQSLMNAEDYRQIIGPDLWKRMDFIRRCGNNVAHSGKKLGRDAALLCLENLFIYLDYIAYCYSDLYEERSFNPNLVKERIQKSKESRAQAEAIKAELKKEIESSARKELDLQKLREENESLKEALSSRRAEKQQTYVPKPLDLSEYKTRKIYIDSMLIDAGWTEGKDWVNEVELSGMPNKSEVGFADYVLYDDAQKPLAVIEAKRTCVDVAKGRQQAKLYADILENEYGRRPAVFLTNGFETRIIDNQYPERRVAEIYSKRDLEKLFNLQSMKTSLNHINVDKEIAGRYYQEAAVKAVCESFDKKNRRKALLVMATGSGKTRTVIALCKVLLDAGWVKNILFLADRNSLVTQAKRSFVNLLPDLSCTNLCEEKDNYNSHCVFSTYQTMMGCIDTVKDENGKLFTSGHFDLVICDEAHRSIYNKYKNIFNYFDAPLVGLTATPKDEIDKNTYSVFELDNGVPTYGYELAQAVKDGYLVDYMSVETKLKFIEQGISYAELSEEEKEEYENTFEDENGEIPERINSSALNTWLFNEDTIRQVLHIVMRDGLKVDYGEKIGKTIIFAKNHAHAEKILEVFHKEYPNLAKGSNGQAFAKVIDNYMTYAQSAIDEFSDAKKLPQIAISVDMLDTGIDVPEVLNLVFFKKVMSKAKFWQMIGRGTRLCPGLIDGDDKSKFYIFDFCGNFEFFRMGEGRPTANMIALQGAVFNLEFQIAYKLQDINYQIDRLIAYRNRLVEMMTGKVKELNRENFAVRQHIKYVDLYSKESNYQTLTYEDTLLVREELAPLILPDSDEATAVRFDALIYGMELAQLAGRKYGRLKTDLMKKVSGIASVANIPQIQAQKELIERILNTDYVDHAGIDDFEHIRENLRNLMKFMPHNKLRYDTDFTDDILDSSWNDSELESDDLANYKAKAEHYIRQHQDNIAIAKLRTNQPLTHLDVESLEQILWSEVGSKEDYEKEYGQKPLGELVRNIVGMDMNAAKEAFSEFLSDANLDSRQIYFVNQIVEYIIHNGLMKDLSVLQEPPFTDQGSVVDIFTDISVWTAIRKVIERINANAVA, encoded by the coding sequence ATGATTACAAATTTTGATTATTTAAAAGAAGAACCAAAATTTAAGAATTTCGCAGATGTGGCGATTTCCGCAGAGCGTATTATTTTGCTGGATCCGGAGGCAAGTATCATTAATAGCCGACGAGCTATGGAGTTTGCATTGAAGTGGATGTATTCCGTAGATAAAGAGCTGGAGATGCCATATCGGGATAATCTTCAGAGTCTTATGAATGCGGAAGATTATCGCCAGATTATCGGACCGGATTTGTGGAAACGTATGGATTTTATCCGTCGGTGCGGTAATAATGTGGCTCATAGCGGGAAGAAGCTTGGTAGAGATGCAGCGCTTCTTTGTCTGGAAAATCTTTTTATCTATTTGGATTACATTGCTTATTGCTACTCGGATTTGTATGAGGAAAGAAGTTTTAATCCGAACCTTGTGAAGGAGAGAATCCAAAAGAGCAAAGAGTCTCGTGCGCAGGCAGAAGCAATAAAAGCAGAGCTGAAAAAAGAAATTGAGAGCTCTGCCCGGAAAGAATTGGATTTACAGAAGCTTCGCGAGGAAAATGAGTCCTTAAAAGAAGCGCTGTCTTCTCGCCGCGCAGAGAAACAACAGACTTATGTTCCGAAGCCGCTTGATCTGTCTGAGTATAAGACCAGAAAGATTTATATCGATTCCATGCTTATTGATGCAGGCTGGACGGAAGGCAAAGACTGGGTTAACGAAGTAGAACTTTCGGGTATGCCCAATAAGTCTGAAGTTGGATTTGCAGACTACGTTCTTTATGATGATGCACAGAAACCGCTTGCGGTGATAGAAGCAAAGAGAACTTGCGTGGATGTCGCAAAAGGACGTCAGCAGGCAAAGCTTTATGCAGATATTCTGGAAAATGAATATGGCAGAAGACCGGCAGTATTTTTAACAAACGGATTTGAAACAAGAATTATAGATAATCAATATCCGGAAAGAAGGGTAGCAGAGATTTATTCAAAGCGTGATTTGGAAAAGCTGTTTAATCTTCAGTCTATGAAGACCAGCTTAAATCACATTAATGTAGATAAAGAAATTGCAGGAAGATATTATCAGGAGGCTGCAGTAAAAGCGGTTTGCGAAAGTTTTGATAAGAAAAACAGACGCAAAGCGCTTCTTGTCATGGCTACAGGTTCGGGTAAGACCAGAACGGTGATTGCTCTTTGCAAAGTGCTTCTGGATGCAGGATGGGTGAAGAATATCCTTTTCCTTGCAGACCGAAACTCATTGGTTACACAGGCAAAAAGAAGTTTTGTGAATCTTCTTCCGGATTTGTCATGCACAAATCTTTGTGAAGAAAAAGATAATTACAATTCTCATTGTGTGTTTTCAACCTATCAGACTATGATGGGATGCATTGATACTGTCAAAGATGAAAATGGAAAGCTTTTTACCAGTGGTCATTTCGACCTCGTAATTTGCGATGAGGCGCATAGATCCATTTATAACAAGTATAAAAACATCTTTAATTATTTCGATGCTCCGCTTGTGGGACTTACTGCAACACCGAAGGATGAAATAGATAAGAATACGTATTCTGTTTTTGAATTGGATAACGGAGTTCCGACCTATGGATATGAATTGGCTCAGGCGGTAAAGGATGGTTATCTGGTTGATTACATGTCTGTTGAAACCAAGCTTAAGTTTATCGAGCAGGGAATCAGTTATGCCGAACTTTCAGAGGAAGAAAAAGAAGAGTATGAAAATACTTTTGAGGATGAGAACGGAGAGATTCCGGAAAGAATTAATTCATCGGCGCTGAATACCTGGCTTTTTAATGAAGATACCATTCGTCAGGTATTGCATATTGTAATGCGTGATGGTTTGAAGGTGGATTATGGTGAAAAAATCGGTAAGACGATTATTTTTGCTAAGAATCACGCGCACGCAGAGAAGATATTGGAAGTATTTCATAAGGAGTATCCGAATCTGGCAAAAGGATCAAATGGTCAGGCATTTGCCAAGGTTATTGATAATTACATGACCTATGCACAGAGTGCGATTGATGAGTTTTCAGATGCAAAGAAACTGCCGCAGATTGCGATTTCGGTAGATATGCTGGATACCGGTATTGATGTTCCGGAAGTGCTGAATCTGGTCTTCTTTAAGAAGGTTATGAGTAAAGCAAAATTCTGGCAGATGATTGGCCGTGGAACAAGACTTTGCCCGGGACTTATTGATGGTGACGATAAGTCTAAGTTTTATATCTTTGATTTCTGCGGAAATTTTGAATTCTTCCGAATGGGAGAAGGGCGACCGACTGCAAATATGATTGCACTTCAGGGAGCGGTATTCAACTTAGAGTTCCAGATTGCGTATAAATTGCAGGATATCAATTATCAGATCGATCGATTGATAGCTTATCGTAATCGTCTGGTTGAAATGATGACCGGAAAAGTAAAAGAGCTTAATCGCGAAAACTTTGCGGTACGCCAGCATATTAAGTATGTGGATTTATATTCAAAAGAATCAAATTATCAAACTCTGACATACGAAGATACATTATTAGTTCGTGAGGAACTTGCACCGCTTATTTTGCCGGATAGTGATGAGGCGACAGCGGTTCGTTTTGATGCGTTGATTTATGGTATGGAATTGGCGCAGCTTGCTGGACGTAAATATGGTCGTTTGAAAACTGATCTAATGAAAAAAGTAAGTGGAATAGCCTCTGTTGCAAATATTCCACAGATTCAGGCTCAGAAGGAACTTATCGAGAGGATTCTTAATACTGATTATGTGGACCACGCCGGAATTGATGATTTTGAACATATTCGTGAGAATCTTCGTAATCTGATGAAGTTTATGCCACATAATAAACTCAGATATGATACAGATTTTACAGATGATATTTTGGATTCCTCATGGAATGATTCTGAGCTGGAAAGTGATGATTTAGCAAACTATAAAGCAAAAGCTGAGCACTATATTCGTCAGCATCAGGATAACATTGCAATTGCAAAGTTAAGGACGAACCAGCCACTTACACATCTTGATGTAGAATCATTGGAACAGATTCTCTGGTCGGAAGTTGGATCAAAAGAAGACTATGAGAAAGAGTATGGTCAGAAGCCGTTAGGAGAGCTTGTCCGTAATATTGTCGGTATGGATATGAATGCCGCGAAAGAGGCTTTCTCAGAGTTCTTAAGTGACGCGAATCTTGATAGTCGACAGATTTACTTCGTGAATCAGATTGTGGAGTACATCATCCATAATGGATTGATGAAAGATCTTTCTGTGCTTCAGGAACCGCCGTTTACGGATCAGGGAAGTGTAGTTGATATCTTTACGGATATATCTGTATGGACGGCGATAAGGAAGGTTATAGAGAGAATTAACGCGAACGCGGTAGCGTAA
- a CDS encoding restriction endonuclease subunit S: protein MAKLIEITGKALSGEWGTDDETGEGIPVLRTTNFTNEGVVDYSDVVTRKITKKNIEDKYLIPGDIIIEKSGGSDKQPVGRVIYFDGPDKTYLFNNFTGLLRVKNQSKWFPKYVFYSLYGNYRRGGTRPFENKTTGLHNLKTDDYVSRYEVTETEYSKQVEISTHLDKLYSIIKMREEELGKLDELIKARFVEMFGDMLINPKGLPEKRLDSLADIVSGITKGRKVKTDELYEVPYMAVSNVKDGYIDWTTVKTIMATGGEIDQYRLMPGDVLMTEGGDPDKLGRGAIIYEPPKDCIHQNHIFRVRLKQDVLLPVFMAQYLQQQKSKRYFLGCAKQTTGIASINMKQLSALPVLVPPMKDQEEYAAFVAQVDKSKVAVLTAA, encoded by the coding sequence ATGGCAAAACTTATAGAGATAACAGGAAAAGCCTTGTCTGGTGAATGGGGGACTGATGATGAGACTGGTGAAGGAATCCCAGTTCTTAGAACTACAAACTTTACCAATGAAGGCGTAGTTGACTATAGCGATGTAGTTACAAGAAAAATTACAAAGAAAAACATAGAAGATAAGTATCTTATACCAGGTGATATTATTATCGAAAAATCTGGTGGCAGTGACAAACAGCCGGTAGGAAGAGTTATTTACTTTGATGGACCAGATAAGACATATTTATTTAATAATTTTACTGGCTTGTTAAGGGTAAAGAATCAATCCAAATGGTTTCCTAAATATGTGTTTTATTCGCTTTATGGAAATTACCGAAGAGGCGGTACAAGACCGTTTGAAAATAAGACAACAGGTCTTCATAACTTAAAAACTGATGATTATGTTTCAAGATATGAAGTTACTGAAACAGAGTATTCTAAGCAAGTTGAAATAAGCACTCATCTCGATAAATTATATTCCATTATTAAGATGAGAGAGGAAGAACTAGGAAAACTTGATGAACTCATCAAAGCCCGATTTGTCGAGATGTTTGGGGATATGCTAATTAATCCAAAAGGCTTACCTGAGAAACGGCTGGATTCTTTGGCCGATATAGTATCAGGCATTACAAAAGGCCGTAAAGTCAAGACAGACGAGTTATATGAAGTTCCCTATATGGCTGTATCCAATGTGAAAGACGGCTATATTGACTGGACTACAGTTAAGACCATAATGGCAACAGGTGGAGAAATAGATCAGTATAGATTAATGCCCGGTGATGTGTTGATGACAGAAGGCGGAGATCCTGACAAGCTTGGCAGAGGTGCTATTATTTATGAACCACCTAAAGACTGTATACACCAAAACCATATATTCCGGGTAAGACTGAAGCAAGATGTACTTCTTCCGGTCTTTATGGCTCAATATCTTCAACAGCAGAAGTCAAAAAGGTATTTTCTGGGATGTGCTAAACAGACTACAGGAATTGCGAGCATCAATATGAAACAGCTTTCTGCTTTGCCTGTTTTGGTACCGCCAATGAAGGATCAGGAAGAGTACGCTGCCTTTGTCGCTCAGGTCGACAAATCAAAAGTTGCAGTGCTGACTGCGGCATAA
- a CDS encoding class I SAM-dependent DNA methyltransferase, translating to MITGELKNKIDGLWDTFAAGGLVNPLEVIEQITYLMFIRDLDDVDNKREKESAMLGLPYTSIFAEEVKIGDRSIDGKQLKWSVFHDFPAGRMYTVMQEWVFPFIKNLHSDKDSAYSKYMDDAIFKLPTPLLLSKVVDSLDEIYEIMNGTQSSDVRGDVYEYLLNKIASAGRNGQFRTPRHIIRMMVEMVDPKADDVICDPACGTSGFLVSAAEYLKETKKEEIFFDKDKKEHYMNSMFNGFDMDRTMLRIGAMNMMTHGIDNPFIEYRDSLSDQNADQDKYSLILANPPFKGSLDADAVSADLLKVCKTKKTELLFLALFLRMLKVGGRCACIVPDGVLFGSSKAHKNIRKQIVEENRLEAVISMPSGVFKPYAGVSTAILIFTKTNHGGTDNVWFYDMTSDGYSLDDKRTPVNESDIPDIIERFKHLDKEAERKRTDKSFMVPKQDIADNDYDLSINKYKEIEYVKVEYPPTSEIMADIREMEMEIGKEMDELERLLNL from the coding sequence ATGATTACAGGTGAATTGAAAAACAAAATTGATGGACTGTGGGATACGTTTGCTGCAGGCGGATTGGTAAACCCTTTGGAAGTAATCGAGCAGATTACATACCTTATGTTTATCAGAGATTTGGATGATGTAGATAACAAGCGTGAAAAAGAAAGTGCAATGCTTGGACTTCCTTATACCAGCATTTTTGCAGAAGAAGTCAAAATCGGTGATCGTTCTATCGATGGAAAACAGTTGAAATGGTCCGTGTTCCATGATTTCCCGGCAGGAAGAATGTATACGGTGATGCAGGAGTGGGTATTTCCATTTATTAAGAATCTCCACAGTGATAAGGACAGTGCATATTCCAAATATATGGATGATGCAATCTTTAAGCTTCCGACACCGCTTTTGTTATCAAAGGTCGTAGATTCTTTGGATGAAATCTATGAAATCATGAACGGCACACAGTCATCGGATGTGCGTGGTGATGTATATGAGTATCTGTTAAATAAGATAGCATCTGCAGGTAGAAATGGGCAGTTTAGAACTCCAAGACATATCATCCGTATGATGGTAGAAATGGTAGATCCGAAAGCTGATGATGTGATCTGCGATCCTGCCTGTGGTACTTCAGGATTCTTGGTATCCGCTGCAGAGTATTTAAAAGAAACAAAGAAAGAAGAAATCTTCTTTGATAAGGATAAAAAAGAGCATTACATGAACTCTATGTTCAATGGATTTGATATGGATAGAACCATGCTTCGCATCGGCGCCATGAACATGATGACTCACGGAATCGATAATCCGTTTATTGAATACCGAGACAGCTTGTCTGACCAGAATGCTGACCAGGATAAGTATTCTCTTATCCTTGCAAATCCACCTTTCAAGGGCAGCCTTGATGCAGATGCGGTATCTGCTGACTTACTTAAGGTTTGTAAGACAAAAAAGACGGAATTATTATTCCTGGCACTTTTCCTTCGTATGTTAAAGGTTGGCGGAAGATGCGCGTGTATCGTTCCGGATGGTGTGCTTTTCGGTTCATCAAAGGCTCATAAAAATATCAGAAAACAGATTGTTGAAGAGAATAGATTGGAGGCAGTAATCTCTATGCCTTCCGGTGTGTTTAAACCATATGCCGGAGTGTCTACCGCGATTCTTATCTTTACGAAAACAAATCATGGCGGAACTGACAATGTGTGGTTCTATGATATGACTTCAGATGGATACAGCTTAGATGATAAGCGTACACCGGTAAACGAAAGTGATATTCCGGATATCATCGAACGCTTTAAGCATCTTGATAAGGAGGCAGAAAGAAAACGTACGGATAAATCCTTCATGGTTCCAAAGCAGGATATCGCAGATAACGATTACGATCTTTCCATTAACAAATACAAGGAAATAGAATACGTAAAGGTAGAGTATCCGCCAACATCTGAGATCATGGCAGATATCCGTGAAATGGAGATGGAAATTGGCAAAGAGATGGATGAGTTGGAAAGATTATTGAATCTGTAG